From a region of the Arachis ipaensis cultivar K30076 chromosome B09, Araip1.1, whole genome shotgun sequence genome:
- the LOC107615653 gene encoding uncharacterized protein LOC107615653, translating to MGELAPRQQQVEKSFTPQLPYPQRFNKETKDQHFHKFLEVFKRLEINIPLAEALEQMPLYAKFLKDLINKKRSWHEKETILLTEECRALIQKGLPPKLEDPGSFFLPCTIGKLIINKAMCDLGASINLMPSSLVKKLCIEEVKPIQMSLELVDKSVICPRDFVVLDSDEDEGDSIILGRPFLATARAIIDMEQGELTLRMHDESITLNVFLERQLRDEKKNCIEIDKEDLQWKEGTSKEIIDYFPRQETNNTVRQKENETVQGEEGNQEEIEVLTTEKKSPKVKPTVKEEGSTKRRKKSKK from the exons ATGGGAGAGCTAGCTCCAAGACAGCAGCAAGTGGAAAAGAGCTTTACACCTCAACTGCCATACCCCCAAAGATTCAATAAAGAAACCAAGGATCAACACTTCCATAAATTCCTTGAGGTTTTCAAGAGGCTGGAGATAAACATCCCTTTGGCTGAGGCattggagcagatgcctctatatgcgaAATTCCTGAAAGATCTCATCaataagaagagaagttggcatgAGAAAGAAACTAtattgctcactgaagaatgcagggcATTAATTCAAAAAGGGCTTCCACCCAAACTTGAAGACCCTGGAAGTTTCTTTCTGCCTTGTACCATTGGAAAATTGATCATCAACAAGGCAATGTGTGATttaggggcaagtatcaacctaatgccCTCTTCTTTGGTGAAAAAGCTTTGTATAGAGGAAGTGAAGCCAATACAAATGTCTCTGGAACTGGTGGATAAGTCAGTGATATGTCCCAGGG actttgtggtCTTAGACTCAGATGAGGATGAAGGTGATTCTATTATACTAgggagaccattcttggccactgctagggccattATAGACATGGAGCAGGGAGAGCTGACCCTCAGAATGCATGATGAAAGCATCACCTTGAATGTCTTTCTAGAGAGACAGCTCAGAGATGAAAAGAAAAACTGCATAGAAATTGACAAAGAAGACTTACAGTGGAAGGAAGGAACTAGCAAGGAAATCATTGATTATTTTCCAAGACAAGAAACAAACAACACAGTAAGGCAAAAGGAGAATGAGACTGTGCAAGGCGAAGAGGGAAATCAAGAAGAAATTGAAGTGTTAACCACTGAGAAGAAAAGCCCTAAGGTAAAGCCTACTGTCAAGgaagaaggatcaacaaaaagaagaaagaaaagcaagaaataG